The Lycium barbarum isolate Lr01 chromosome 11, ASM1917538v2, whole genome shotgun sequence genome contains the following window.
CTCGTTGCTTAGCTTTCAATCCGGCTCTGACCGTCAATTTTAGGGAAGAAATTTTTCATGCCCGAAGTATGGGTTATAGAGTTTTCCCCCTAAGGAACGGGAGAGTCCCTTTTCTTGTCCAACCGGCTTTCCGTAGTGCCAAGCTCACTTCATTAAGTCTTTTTTTATCTTGAATAAATATAGGAGTCTTTTTCTCGCTACTGCCAACTACAATAACTGAAAAAAGAAATTTATGCTAAGGCAACCTTTATTTGGTATGTTCAATATCATTGTATAACCACCACCAGCCTCAACTACACAACCACACCACATCAACCTTCAAGATGTATACTTCCACCCCGGCAACCACCAAACATCGCCAGTTACCACTGCACCATCGGTGCTAGAAGATATAAAGGGATGAATTTGTAAGGATCTTTTGACTTTATAATTTTTTGGATaaactatttcatttttttaaattacTACGTGTCATGCGtgataaaattaaaagaaattaatAGTTTCAATTTTTGGTATGTCTGTCTCTGGATCACAGACAAATTTAGCATACTAATCATGAATTTTGTGAATTAAGGCATGTaggttttatgtaattttataaCCAGTATATATTTCAAACATTAAATAAAACTTCTTCCTTTCCTCAATGAACGAGCAAGGCAAACTTGTTGGAGAGTGAGATCATAAAAATAAGCAATAGGTTGAGGTTTTAAAAGGCGGAAGCGTAAGATAAGACATTTTATTAAATATCACGTGAGGTATAAGTCTCGAGATAAATGACTTTTTTTGTTTCATAAAACGAATTACGAAGACGTTTGGATTTATCTACGAAAACTAATTTTCTTTGTTTTGTAATAATAAATAACTTAAATATTTCTTTATTTCCTAAAAGGTCACGTACACTGAAAAAGCCACCGAATTACCccattttaattatattttcctATATAATCGTGGGACCAAGATCATATTTTCCTTATATAATCGTGGGACCAAGATCATATTCACATATATAAAGCATATATTTTTATGTCGATCCAAATAGTTAAATCAGCATGTTATCCTCTACGGTACCCAACTAAAAAATGGATTTATTATAAAGGATcacttcatttcattttgttcTACACAGTTTATCGATCTGGAATGAGTTAGACAATTACAACTAAAAATAACAAGGCAAACTTACAGGAATGACTACCTTATTATAGATTCTTATCATTAGTAACTACCATTTTAtttattacatttcgtagctatcTTTTTAGTTAATTACCATATGTATTGCGTGTATTTACGGTATAGTAAATAGACTCAGAAGCTGTATCTTTAAAAACATATCCCTTAGAAATAGGCATTTAATTTGGTTTTAAATGGGAAAATATAATTCATAATAATATTTTTCATAATCTGCTCCCCAAATTTAGCTTCCATTTCCATATTCTTCACGATTCTCCTTCTCTCCACCCTTCTTTTTCAAATGCAACGtaaaattcaaaaattcaaaccAATCAACTGCAGAGGAAAAATAGCAACACAGCAAAATACGATCATTCTAATGGTAATTCAAAATTTCGtggttttttttaataaaaacacTGAAAATGTATTTCAGATTGGCATtgatttttgtagtttttttacTTCTTATTTGTCAAACTGTCATAATTACCTTCGTCTTTGAATTCCTCTTTAGTGACGAGCTTCAAATAAATGTGTTATATGTTCGGGAAAAAAACTGAATGTAGTAtttttgtgttgtatgttggttgggtatTTGACCAGTGATGAATTGTGTGTTGAAAACATATACATTCCGTTTTCGTATTTATATAGTTTGTTTCAATTTGTGAATACATAAATCTTGGTTTTTTTGCTGTGTTGTTGTTTTCCCATCccaaatacataaatacatacaaTATCTCTGTATGTATTTTTGTATTTGAGACAGTGTATTGTATATCTCTTATGTTTGTCACGAGTGTTAATGTATTTGGCATACTGTATAGAATGGATTGCTGTATATATAATTCTGTAGGTATTTATGTATTTGGTAGACTGTTTCATGTGTTCATTATCATATGTACTGGTGTATTTGAAAGTATGTGCGTATTTGATAAACACAATTTCTGCTTGAAATATGTTTcagatatatttatatatatatgtctgtGTGTATTTATGTATCCGAGATAGTGTTTTCATAAGCTATCTCAGATACCTAAATGTTAATGTATTTGAAAATATGTATGTAGTTGATTTTTGTAttaattttgtatattattttataaTGTATTTCAGGTTGTAATCAATCTCAACTAATTCATTCATTTTGAGTACAAGAATGTCCACTGTATCGTCGTTGCTAAGACACTCAGGTAATTGGAACAATGAAAACTGCTATGTGAATTTCAAAATCGATGCAGTGGCTTTCAGAGAATATTCGACATATATAGATTTATTACAAGCATTTGCAACTCAGCTGAATATAGACATGCAACTGAAAAATATATACATCAAATATATCGTTGAAGGTAACGATACGCCAATGGAAATACATAATGATATGAGTGTTAGGGTGTATGTGGAATTGAAGAAAGAGAACAAACAGTTAGCGATGTATCCTTTGTGCATAACTACAACTAATAAAAACGTTGATAATTGTGTATCTGGTGAAAGTTGTATTGAAGGAGGAGTTTTGCAAATTGGTTACATAAAACAAACAAATGCTATGGAAACAGTAGTGAGTGGAGACTTAGCTTCCTCAAGTTGTGGCAATGCCGTTGTTGTATTCGAAAATGACACAAATCTGATTATATTAGATAAGAATCAAAAAGAGGTTGTTGTTGATCAAGTTTACAAGGACAAAGATACACTAAACGCTGTTATGGCGAATTATGCAATTTCCAACAGGTTCAATTTTCGTGCCGAGAGGTCTAATGCGATAAGGTGTGTTTAAATGTTCTGAactattatattttaaatttaatgtaGTTATCTGATATATTGTCAACTAATGTATTTGTTTTCATGTTTGTATTTGAAGCTATACACTAGTATGTGTGTCTGAAGAGTGTGATTGGAAATTTAGGGCATCGAGCGTTGGTAAATCAGAAATGTTCAGGGTTAGGGAGTTTCGTGACAAGCATACATGTCCGCTAAAAGATAAGGTGTATTCACAACGCCATGCGACAAGTTGGTTTATAGGTGGAATTGTAAAACCAAAAGTAGCCAACCATAAGAGGAAATACACACCTAATGATATAgcgaaggatgtaagaaatgatcTTGGAATGGATGTGTCCTATATGGTCGCTTGGCGGGCTAAGGAAAAAGCAATGAAGGATTTAATGGGTGAACCATCGGATTCTTACAAAAAATTACCTGGGTACCTATACATCTTGGATAAAACGTATCCAGGTTCACATATAAGAATGCGAAAATCCGACGAAAACAAGTTTCTGTATCTGTTTATAGCATTGTATGCATTCATCAAagggtttgattgttgtaggcCAATTTTTGTAGTTGACGGGAGCCACCTCAAAACAGCATACAACGGAACGTTCGTTTCAGCAAGCACGTTAGACGGTGCAGGTAAGTCAAATACACGTTTCAGCTTGATTATACTAAAGAATGAATATGTagaactgatttttttttaaatgtcgcGGTATGTGCAGGTAATATACTTCCTTTAGCATATGGTGTGATAGATTCAGAAAATGACAGGTCTTGGACGTGGTTCTTTGAGCGATTCAGGGAAGCGTATGGTGTGAGAGAGAACATGTGTATTGTTTCCGATAGGCATGAAAGCATAAACAAAGCTGTTTCTAGAATCTATCTGAATGTGCCGCATTATGCATGCATATGGCATCTTTGGGGTATCGTATGTAAGAAGTATAAGAAGAGCCATGATGTGTTGAGTCCCGTGTTTTATGCAATGGCAAAAGCGTACACGCAGGAAGATTTTGATGAGCTTATGGGGAAAGTTGAGAAGGCAGATTTTCGGGTGGCAGAGTATTTGGAATTGGCTGGAAGAGAGAAGTGGGCTAGAGTGTATGCAACTGCTAATCGAGGGTGGACAATGACTTCAAACATAGCAGAGTGTATTAATCGTCACCTTGTAGCAGTAAGAGAGCTTCCTATATTTGATTTTCtagaagaagtgaggaagatgtttggaagatggaattatAATAACCGGAAAAATGGTACATACACGTTCACAACACTCGGTAAAAAGTTTCAGGAAATGTTGTCAATAAATGAGTATCTATGTTTACGTATGACGGTATGTTTCTtttcaaattgcttaagtatgtTCGATTGAGATTCAGTTATGTTCGTTGTATTTGATATATTTATCATATGGAATCTGTGAGATCTATGTGAAAATGGTAACATGTATTTATTAGTTGAATAAGTATTTTGATTCTATTACATTATTGTATTTGTTGTATTTAATTATATGCAGTCTGGATATGTGTCAAATATTTTCATATATTTGGTGTATGTGACTAGATTGATCAAATACAATTAGTCAGCTATGAAAAATAATTAGCGATATGTTTGTGACTATAATGGTTTTATCTTTGCAATCATGAACTTATGTGTATTTGAATTTACGTGAAGtatgtttttgttgaatttgacTGATCTGTTGTAGGTCGAACCATCAACCGAATACTTGTACACAGTATATGATGCAGGAAGGCGTTTCATCGTTAACTTGGACAACAAAACTTGCAGTTGTCGGATGTTTCAAATAGACGAAATTCCATGCCCACATGCATGGGCTGTCATTAAGAAGAAAAATCTAATGGCTGATGATTATTGTTCCGAATTGTTCATACCGCACACCGTGGTGAAGACGTATGATGTCGCCGTGGATCCTCTCCCTGACGAGCGAGAATGGAAGATTCCAACATACATATCAGAGGATGTTGTTTTGCCACCAAGATACAAGAGACCTCATGGTAGGCCGAAGAAAAAGCGTGATAAGCCGTTTTTTGAATTGCTTCTTGGAAAAAAGAGACATGCTTGCAGTACTTGTGGACAGACTGGACACAATAGACGATCTTGTAGTAATGCTCCTAGAAGGAAGTAGTTGTTTTTTGTTTGTAGAAGTTTAGATTTGTTACACTAGATACACTGTtggtttgcatttttttttttgaatgaaaaACGAAATCTGTTTCACATACTACTTGTGTGATATCTTCATTTAGAATTGTATTGAATAGTTATCTTTAAATTCATTCACAAATGAATATAAAAGGCAGCATCagttctttcaaaaaaaaaaatagttactaTATTTTAATATGTACTATTGATGCCCAAAtacatcaaatatatataatgtaaAAAGTGTATCTGACTCTGCCATCTTAATAAGTTGCAGATGTATTTGAAATATGTTGATGTTTATGGGTTTGGCGAATTCAAATACATATAACCCAtatagcaagatatacacattcatataAATTGCAAAAACAAAATCACACAATGGTCACTATATATTAGAATGTAGGCAGATTTACACATTCATCCAAAAAATGCTCATTGTATATTAAAATGTATTGATTCCAACATACATCAAATACATGTAATTTAAACAGTGTATCTGACTCTGCCATCTGAAAAAGTTGCAGATGTATTTGAAATATGTTAATGTTTATGGGTTTGGCGATTTCAAATACATATAACCCCCTTGTTTCAATATCTAAATACGCGTACGTATTTATAGTGTACCTCACTTAGTCGCATCCAAGATATAGCCAGATATACACATCCATCTAAATTCCCAAAATAAAATCACACAACTTTGATAAATTAGAGTAAGCTTAAATGTTCCAGTTAAAACTTAAGTAAAATGATAAGATAGTCTTAAACTAACTAAATCTAAAATATTTGCTATCAAAATAGCCATAGTCTGAAATTACAATTAGATATTCCTACATCAATCCTAAGTAATATCAATTCTGTCAGCTTTGCCATAATCCACTGCTGGCCTAACTGGTTTTGGTGGTGCCTCAATGTCGCTCATAGCATGTTCATCGATCTTCCGTGCAGCATAGTCCCAAAGGAGTGCGTCATACCTATTGCGGAGCATTGTTGCATCGATTTGTGCTGGGATACCTTCACCAGTGCTTAGATATTCAGCGAACGCTGCTACgtacacaccacaatccctggAAAGGTATAAAAGAAGTAGAATTATTAGAATGAACCCCGTATATGAAAAATTGTAATACATTAAAATATACGTACATGCTGGTAGTGTCTTGCTGCGGCAAATTTTCTACATACTCCACTTGAATGTTCTCATTCTGTGTCATGTCCGTATATGCTGGGTGATTCTGCCAATTTATGCCAGTTTTTTTAGTCTAGAATCCACTTATGTGTAGATAATGTGGTAGGAGGGCAACAAGCTTTTGTACTTCCTTTCTAACAACCGCATTGTGGCCTGCGCTGCCTCGGTATGAGTTGTACACATAAAGTCGCCTGTCGTACCAAAAAGAAACATATGACACATTAAAAACGGTGTtgtatttgaaaaaaaaaggcAACCAGATACATGGAATGTAAATTCAAAAAATATCAATAAACTTGAACCAAATACACTGGATAGTTTTACAGATACATAAAGTACACTTTGAATGCCAACAATGATTATCCGAAAAGAGTATACATAAATATATGATTCTTTAAAACACAGTTGAAACTGAAAATACTTAACTAAAAGATATATACATAAACTACCTGTCATTGAATGAGAGTACGACCAAACTCCAATGATTATCCTCTTTGATGTTGACAGGTATAAAAATATTGTCAACTGAATGCCACGGGACATTTGCATGCAATCTGTAGCCCTTAACATATTGACATATATCGTCTTCTTCGTTGGCTACATTGGGTCCAGTTTCCGGATTGTTGTATGCAAGATATGTTTGATCAACCTTTCGCATGAAGAGACAGTCAACTGTTGTGTATTTGAAAGTGCTCCTTCTGTCATACTTTCCTTTCTTTCGCAAGTAGTAGAAAATCACGTCAATGTGCTGAAAATCGAAACACATAAACATtaaaaacatcaaaaacataaatcTTAAAAAAATGGAATATTGTATTTTATGTATCTATATCTTTATTGAACCTCATCATTCCACAGCTGGCCACTCATTGATAACTGGTAGAACCAGTTTTTGTTCTCTACTATTGTGATGCCAAAATTATAAGTATAATCTGCATCATTCTCCAAAGCTGCCATCTTCTTTCTGTAACGGTCTTCATTGTTCTTTCTACGAAAGAATTATGCAAAATACATACAGTTAGTTGATATGAAAATAAATGACTGATATTTATATTAAACAGTAAATGTATCTACAAAATTTACATGAAGAACATACTTATTTTCATGCCGGACAAGCAGCCCTTTGCGAATCCACTCCAAGTATTTATCAAAAAGCTCTGTGTCGACTGGGCCAGTGATTGGATCTTCCGCGAATGGATGCTTCTTCTTAAAAATGAAGACAGTGATGTGTTTTGAACCAGCTGAAAATATTCCTCAATCTCACTGATGGTCGACACAATATTCCTATAAGTAAGACGGTCCTGCAAAAATATCGTACTTAAATAAGTCAGATACAAAAAtaccaaatatttaaaaaaaaaaaatcatgtatttgaacttatgtttattttaatatacataggTTGAAAATACATAATTATGTTCAGATACATGTGGTTATACATTTGTAAATGACTAGTAATCTGATTGACATAGGTTCAGATACATGTATCTGATTGACATATGTTCAGATACATGTGGatatacacttattttcatgtATATTGAGCCTATGAataatttcatatacataggTTCAAATACataatttcatatacatagttCAAATACATAATTATGCTCCAGATACATGTGGATATACATTTGAAAAAAACTCACAATCTGATTGACAGTTCAgtattttttatcaaaataaatAATTATGATTCAAAAACATGTTGAAAAGTACGTTGTCTTAATTTGAACATCCATGTAATTTTGCATTAAAAATAATGAGTGCAAATTACCTCTGACTCGTCATCATTGAACATGCCAGTCATGAGATCTTTAAAGTGTGGAGTCCCGTCTATAGTTTTCCAGTTGAACATTCTGGGAATACGATCTCCATTTTTTACTGTCAAATTTGGGTAAACGTTGGAGCAGCACTAGTATAGCCATGCTTGCATAGCAAACGGAAAACCACGAAGGCAATAATACTGTTTTGTCTTATCCATCTTATGGTGAATACTTCTGACCAAATCATCAAACGCTTCCTTTCCCCATGTATAGTCTACGTACCGCCCACTCTCTACCAAGTCAAAATGGAACCTTGGAATGACTACATTGTTTTTCTCACCGGATaggatgtatgtatggataaaatACAGTAATGCAATCTTTATAGCATCTCCGTCTGCATCATCGTCAACGCCCCAATTCTGATCCTCAAAGCATTCAAGCAATTCACCCTTTTTCACACTTTTGTTGGAACCCCCAAAATATGTATCCAACAGTCTGTTTTTCTTAGAGTTAACAACAATTTCTTCCCCAAAACACTTCAACCCAGTCATTAATGCAAAATCGAAAAGCTGGAACGTCAATTCGAAACCATTAACATCAATAACAAAGGCAGTAGGGGTACTTTTTTTCAGCTCTCTAACCATAAAACACCTGAACATCTGTGGTTGAACTTCACAATGCTGCATGTCGAGGTATTTCCCAAATATAGTCTCGAAAAAAAGTTCAAACTGTCTATCCGTAAGCTTGTCCTTCAATTATTTTTTAACTTTCGGGTTCATGTAAGAAGCATATTGTATTGCATGACTGGGAGGATATTGGACAAAGAATTTAACATCCTGTATAAATACAAGTAGTTAATTAAAAAGAAGACACAacaaatatatgtatacgaatatcaTATGAAACTGATGAAGAAAATTAGAGTGAACCATACATAACTAcaacaaatatgtacacaaataaTGAAATAACCATGTGTACATTAAAAAATATATGATTCTCAGTTCATCACCCTTTTCAGATACACAGTAAAATTCCAATAATATGTGGTTCTCAATTCATCAATTTTCTAAATACACCACATACATTGAAGATGGTTCCAGGTTCTTCAATTTTTCAAATTCAAATACATGATTCTCAGTTCAACAACCTTTTCAAATACTCAGCAAATTTCCAAATATGTGATTCCCAGTTCATCaattttccaattttccaaatacaTAACATAAGATACACAGAAAAAAAATATGATTCTCAGTTCCTCAATTTTCTAAATACATAACATACATTCAAAAAATACGAAAAAAATAACACTCTTCATCAATACATAACATATATCAAATACATTCATCAATACATAACATACATCATTACAGATCATACATCAATACATAACATACATCAAAAATATTCGGAAGTTCAAAAATACCTGCTTCATCGCTGGGTCAAACTCTTCCTCTTCTCCAGCTTCATGTTGTACGACTTTTTTCCTCTTCATCTCTTTTCCGGTatctattttctttgttgattttgTGACTACCGGTTTTTTAGGCCTTTTCATGTGGGAAGGATCATGCTTATTTTTTGTCCTTCTTTCAGCAATGATTCTCTTAGCCGAACCTGCAACAACATCATGTTGTTGTTGAGAAATCCCCAAATCAAAAGAAGGATAACCAAAATTTTGAAGAGTAGAATGTGTACCTCGAGTAACCATGTTTGATTTTGTTCCGTCTACCATTAATGTATAAGCATTTAACTTCCACTTGCTTGAAACCCTAGCAATTTAATAATTCAATTGACTTGAATTTGGTGGAAAGAAAAAGACTAAAATATGAAAATACACtattagagcaagaaaaaatCTAAAGAAATATACATTCCCCAAAAATCACGGAAGAATCTTTTGCTAATGTTGATCGTGAAGGAGGTAATGGAGAAACAAACGGTGAAAATTAATGAAGAATGAGAGAGAAATCAAGTTGAATAATGATGTATCCGTTAAACTTGGGATATGGGAATATGGTAGCGTCTAATACGGTCAGTTACTGAGTGTATTTAACTGTGTATATTTACCAATAACTGTAATTTACTGATGTAGTTATAGATGGTAAATAAAAAAAGTAAattagttactaaatataaataaataaaatggtagTTATTATCATTAAATATGTCTTATAAGAAGCTATAACCAGTAAAAATTCTAaataacaataacatacccagtataatctcaTAAGTGGGCCTGAGAAGAGTGATGTGTACGTAGACTTTATCCCTGCCTAGTGAAGACAGAAAAACTGTTTCCA
Protein-coding sequences here:
- the LOC132618856 gene encoding uncharacterized protein LOC132618856 — its product is MFRVREFRDKHTCPLKDKVYSQRHATSWFIGGIVKPKVANHKRKYTPNDIAKDVRNDLGMDVSYMVAWRAKEKAMKDLMGEPSDSYKKLPGYLYILDKTYPGSHIRMRKSDENKFLYLFIALYAFIKGFDCCRPIFVVDGSHLKTAYNGTFVSASTLDGAGNILPLAYGVIDSENDRSWTWFFERFREAYGVRENMCIVSDRHESINKAVSRIYLNVPHYACIWHLWGIVCKKYKKSHDVLSPVFYAMAKAYTQEDFDELMGKVEKADFRVAEYLELAGREKWARVYATANRGWTMTSNIAECINRHLVAVRELPIFDFLEEVRKMFGRWNYNNRKNGTYTFTTLGKKFQEMLSINEYLCLRMTVCFFSNCLSMFD
- the LOC132620226 gene encoding uncharacterized protein LOC132620226, whose protein sequence is MFVTIMVEPSTEYLYTVYDAGRRFIVNLDNKTCSCRMFQIDEIPCPHAWAVIKKKNLMADDYCSELFIPHTVVKTYDVAVDPLPDEREWKIPTYISEDVVLPPRYKRPHGRPKKKRDKPFFELLLGKKRHACSTCGQTGHNRRSCSNAPRRK
- the LOC132620227 gene encoding uncharacterized protein LOC132620227, whose translation is MFLMFLMFMCFDFQHIDVIFYYLRKKGKYDRRSTFKYTTVDCLFMRKVDQTYLAYNNPETGPNVANEEDDICQYVKGYRLHANVPWHSVDNIFIPVNIKEDNHWSLVVLSFNDRRLYVYNSYRGSAGHNAVVRKEVQKLNHPAYTDMTQNENIQVEYVENLPQQDTTSMDCGVYVAAFAEYLSTGEGIPAQIDATMLRNRYDALLWDYAARKIDEHAMSDIEAPPKPVRPAVDYGKADRIDIT